Proteins encoded together in one Passer domesticus isolate bPasDom1 chromosome 6, bPasDom1.hap1, whole genome shotgun sequence window:
- the CTR9 gene encoding RNA polymerase-associated protein CTR9 homolog, producing the protein MSRGSIEIPLRDTDEVIELDFDQLPEGDEVISILKQEHTQLHIWIALALEYYKQGKTEDFVKLLEAARIDGNLDYRDHEKDQMTCLDTLAAYYVQQARKEKNKDNKKELITQATLLYTMADKIIMYDQNHLLGRACFCLLEGDKMDQADAQFHFVLNQSPNNIPALLGKACISFNKKDYRGALAYYKKALRTNPGCPAEVRLGMGHCFVKLNKLEKARLAFSRALELNSKCVGALVGLAVLELNNKEADSIKNGVQLLSRAYTIDPSNPMVLNHLANHFFFKKDYGKVQHLALHAFHNTEVEAMQAESCYQLARSFHVQEDYDQAFQYYYQATQFASSSFVLPFFGLGQMYIYRGDKENASQCFEKVLKAYPNNYETMKILGSLYAASEDQEKRDIAKGHLKKVTEQYPDDVEAWIELAQILEQTDIQGALSAYGTATRILQEKVQADVPPEILNNVGALHFRLGNLGEAKKYFLASLDRAKAEAEHDEHYYNAISVTTSYNLARLYEAMCEFHEAEKLYKNILREHPNYVDCYLRLGAMARDKGNFYEASDWFKEALQINQDHPDAWSLIGNLHLAKQEWGPGQKKFERILKQPSTQNDTYSMLALGNVWLQTLHQPTRDREKEKRHQDRALAIYKQVLRNDPKNLYAANGIGAVLAHKGYFREARDVFAQVREATADISDVWLNLAHIYVEQKQYISAVQMYENCLRKFYKHQNTEVLLYLARALFKCGKLQECKQTLLKARHVAPSDTVLMFNVALVLQRLATSVLKDEKSNLKEVLNAVKELELAHRYFSYLSKVGDKMRFDLALAATEARQCSDLLSQAQYHVARARKQDEEERELRAKQEQEKELLRQKLLKEQEEKRLREKEEQKKLLEQRAQYVEKTKNILMFTGEVEGSKEKKRGGGGGRRSKKGAGEFDEFVNDDSDEDLPISRKKKKRKGSGSEQDGEEEEGERKKKKRRRPQKAEEGSDDEEHENGPRPKKRRPPKAEKKKAPKPERLPPSMKGKIKSKAIISSSDDSSDEDKLKIADDGHARNSNSDSEEGEQQHSKRIVSDSDSDNRNKSGSEAGSPRRSRASEEDSDSDRSPRKRRRSDSEQSDNESVQSGRSRGSGGSENESRPASRSAESDRDSERGSDHEGSARASGNESEPEASNDEGSEGGSDDSD; encoded by the exons ATGTCGCGGGGCTCCATCGAGATCCCTCTCCGGGACACCGACGAG GTTATTGAGCTTGACTTCGATCAGTTGCCCGAGGGGGATGAAGTTATAAGTATCCTGAAACAGGAGCACACCCAGCTGCACATATGGATTGCCCTAGCG CTGGAGTACTACAAGCAAGGCAAAACAGAAGACTTTgtgaagctgctggaagctgcccGCATCGATGGCAACCTGGACTACAGAGACCACGAGAAAGACCAGATGACATGTCTGGACACCCTGGCAGCCTACTATGTACAGCAGGCTCGCAAGGAGAAGAACAAAGACAACAAGAAGGAGCTCATCACCCAGGCCACCCTGCTGTACACTATGGCTGACAAAATCATCATGTACGATCAG AATCACTTGTTGGGAAGAGCCTGCTTTTGCCTGCTTGAAGGTGATAAGATGGACCAAGCTGATGCACAGTTCCACTTCGTGCTCAACCAGTCTCCAAATAATATTCCTGCCCTACTCG GTAAGGCATGCATTTCTTTCAACAAGAAGGATTATAGAGGAGCCCTTGCCTACTACAAGAAAGCACTGCGTACCAATCCAGGCTGCCCAG CCGAGGTTCGGTTGGGAATGGGGCACTGCTTTGTGAAACTGAACAAGCTGGAAAAAGCTCGCTTGGCCTTCAGCAGGGCTCTGGAGCTGAACTCCAAGTGTGTCGGGGCCTTGGTTGGACTGGCTGTTCTGGAACTCAATAATAAGGAG GCTGATTCCATCAAGAATGGTGTTCAACTCCTCTCTAGGGCTTACACAATTGATCCCAGTAATCCAATGGTGTTGAATCACTTGGCTAATCACTTCTTTTTCAAGAAG gacTATGGTAAAGTACAACACTTGGCTCTTCATGCTTTCCATAACACAGAAGTGGAAGCGATGCAGGCAGAGAGCTGTTACCAGCTGGCGAGGTCTTTTCACGTGCAG GAAGATTATGATCAAGCTTTCCAGTATTATTACCAGGCCACTCAGTTTGCCTCATCTTCTTTCGTACTTCCGTTTTTTGGATTGGGTCAAATGTACATTTATCGAGGGGACAAAGAGAATGCTTCACAATGCTTTGAAAAAGTCTTGAAAGCCTATCCTAACAATTATGAGACTATGAAAATCCTTGGATCTCTTTATGCAGCTTCAGAAGACCAGGAGAAACGGGACATTGCAAAG GGGCATTTAAAGAAAGTCACGGAACAATATCCTGATGATGTAGAGGCATGGATTGAGCTAGCCCAAATTCTAGAACAGACTGATATACAG GGTGCTCTGTCAGCCTATGGAACAGCCACACGCATTCTGCAGGAGAAAGTACAGGCTGATGTCCCTCCAGAGATCCTGAATAATGTGGGTGCCCTGCACTTCAGGCTGGGAAACCTGGGAGAGGCAAAG AAATACTTCCTGGCATCGCTGGATCGTGCAAAAGCAGAGGCTGAGCATGATGAGCATTACTACAATGCCATCTCTGTGACAACATCCTACAACCTTGCCAGGCTCTATGAGGCCATGTGTGAATTTCATGAAGCAGAAAAGCTCtataaaaacattttgagaGAACATCCAAATTACGTTGATT GTTACTTGCGCTTGGGAGCTATGGCCAGGGATAAAGGGAATTTTTATGAGGCTTCTGATTGGTTCAAAGAAGCACTTCAGATCAATCAG GATCATCCAGATGCCTGGTCTCTGATTGGCAATCTTCACTTGGCTAAACAAGAGTGGGGTCCAGGACAGAAGAAATTTGAAAGAATATTGAAGCAGCCCTCCACACAAAATGATACTTATTCCATGCTGGCTCTTGGCAACGTCTGGTTGCAGACTCTCCATCAACCCACAAGAGACAGAGAAAAG GAGAAACGTCACCAAGACCGTGCATTAGCTATCTACAAGCAAGTCCTCAGAAATGACCCAAAGAATTTGTATGCTGCTAATGGCATAG GAGCTGTCTTGGCACACAAAGGATATTTCCGTGAAGCTCGTGATGTTTTTGCCCAAGTGAGAGAGGCCACAGCAGATATCAGCGATGTGTGGCTGAATTTGGCACATATCTACGTGGAGCAGAAGCAGTACATCAGTGCTGTGCAGATG tatGAAAACTGCCTCAGAAAGTTCTATAAGCATCAAAACACTGAAGTGTTGTTATATTTGGCCCGGGCGCTGTTTAAATGTGGCAAATTACAGGAATGCAAACAAACTTTGTTAAAG GCCAGGCACGTGGCTCCAAGTGATACAGTCCTCATGTTTAATGTGGCTTTAGTGCTGCAAAGACTTGCTACCTCTGTCCTGAAAGATGAAAAAAGCAACCTGAAGGAAGTGCTTAATGCTGTGAAAGAGCTGGAACTTGCCCACAG GTACTTCAGTTACTTGAGTAAAGTAGGTGATAAGATGAGATTTGACTTGGCACTTGCTGCTACAGAAGCCAg GCAATGCTCTGATTTACTGAGCCAGGCCCAGTATCACGTGGCTCGGGCACGCAAGCAGGAtgaggaggagagggagctgCGTGccaagcaggagcaggagaaggagctgcttcGCCAGAAACTGCTTAAAGAACAG GAAGAGAAGCGcctgagagaaaaagaagagcagAAGAAACTTCTGGAACAAAGAGCTCAATATGTGGAGAAGACCAAGAATATTCTGATGTTCACTGGTGAAGTGGAAGgatcaaaggagaaaaaacgTGGTGGCGGTGGAGGCAGG CGTTCCAAAAAAGGAGCAGGGGAGTTTGATGAGTTTGTCAATGATGACAGTGATGAAGATCTGCCCATCtctagaaagaaaaagaagaggaagggCAGTGGCAGTGAACAGGATGGGGAAGAAGAGGAGGGtgagagaaagaagaagaagaggaggag ACCCCAGAAGGCAGAAGAGGGGAGTGATGACGAGGAACACGAAAACGGCCCGCGGCCTAAAAAGCGGCGACCACCCAAAGCAGAGAAGAAGAAGGCT CCCAAACCAGAGCGTCTGCCTCCTTCAATGAAAGGAAAGATCAAATCAAAAGCCATCATTTCATCAAGTGATGATTCTTCTGATGAGGACAAACTCAAAATTGCTGATGATGG GCACGCTAGAAATAGCAACAGTGATTCTGAGgagggggagcagcagcacagcaaacGCATCGTTTCCGATAGCGACTCCGATAACAGGAACAAGTCTGGCAGCGAGGCAGGCAGTCCCCGCAGGTCCCGCGCGTCCGAGGAGGACTCTGACAGTGACAGGTCCCCGAGGAAGAGGCGGCGCTCGGACTCGGAGCAGTCGGACAATGAGTCCGTGCAGTCGGGGAGGAGCCGCGGCTCCGGCGGCTCCGAGAACGAATCGCGCCCGGCTTCGCGCAGCGCCGAGTCCGACAGGGACTCGGAGAGGGGCTCCGACCACGAGGGGTCTGCCAGAGCTTCTGGGAACGAGTCTGAGCCAGAGGCATCTAATGATGAGGGCTCTGAGGGGGGCTCAGATGACAGCGATTAG